The following coding sequences are from one Culex quinquefasciatus strain JHB chromosome 1, VPISU_Cqui_1.0_pri_paternal, whole genome shotgun sequence window:
- the LOC6032194 gene encoding uncharacterized protein LOC6032194 gives MILTGLGAEVKVIAKSFSVIFENTDQRVQWKMEGEPCSVWQTELKMKYYFWKFVQEEIGECIDLHVEFLAMLNRVRPMLNKMFYLFYYTTALSLACAAIYLATKKSISMIFIHTLIHALLIAFEFMILTRMVSWLNEAHQSIGNEVYGLDWPMRLECDDLFVVEHRSVRKIMTVVIAVSQQPLRLNGFGSEEFTQDRFWALLNLTYNFYNVLNDYNDCCVVKTAP, from the exons ATGATCCTCACTGGCCTGGGGGCTGAGGTGAAGGTGATTGCCAAAAGCTTTTCCGTTATTTTCGAAAACACCGATCAGCGAGTGCAGTGGAAAATGGAAGGGGAACCTTGCAGCGTTTGGCAAACCGAACTCAAGATGAAGTACTACTTCTGGAAGTTTGTCCAGGAAGAGATTGGCGAATGCATTGATCTGCACGTCGAGTTCCTAGCTATGTTGAACAGAGTTCGGCCGATGCTGAATAAGATGTTTTATTTGTTCTACTATACAACTGCTTTGAGCTTAGCTTGCGCTGCCATATATTTGGCTACTAAGAAATCCATCTCAATGATTTTCATACACACATTAATACACGCATTGTTGATTGCATTTGAATTCATGATTTTGACTCGCATGGTGTCTTGGCTGAATGAGGCC cACCAATCCATCGGCAACGAGGTGTACGGCCTGGATTGGCCGATGAGGCTGGAGTGTGATGATCTGTTCGTCGTGGAGCATCGCTCAGTTCGCAAGATTATGACTGTGGTGATAGCGGTGTCTCAACAACCACTGAGATTGAACGGCTTCGGAAGCGAGGAGTTTACCCAGGATCGATTCTGGGCTTTGCTCAATCTGACATATAACTTTTACAACGTTCTCAACGACTACAACGATTGTTGCGTGGTGAAAACAGCGCCATAA